In Microbacterium laevaniformans, a single window of DNA contains:
- a CDS encoding nucleotidyl cyclase domain-containing protein, with product MNLDLFSVTVMTAVVASVASLTFILDTLLRRDTGPGRLWAVAFFCGLATTLAYMAWSAGVGGAVSVAVGNALFVSVPGFMLLGCRRFNDRSVLVSSVTVGTLAVITFVAALIEYPTRGSWGGWWAMAASLVVFFGAGAAESLRSPMRGLRSAWALSTVLAAAGVFYAVRLVVFVTLGPQSELFSRWLGSISANIVTVILTMVAAIVMSVLRSQRTTRQRYEWLTSNGVAADGVMLPRTFAGALADIVERASWRQEGIAVIVLRADGLDEIGDAFGGDVVDTISAACRHAARSFAPAAALVGEDGDGQLVICTLAESTADARRVGSALFRGAIDELTAVAHGRLASVGVGVGLTSSLGYDPGILMSAARSAALRAARIAEASVFVAPPSTAPADADVASS from the coding sequence ATGAATCTCGATCTGTTCAGCGTCACGGTCATGACGGCCGTCGTTGCGTCGGTCGCCAGTCTGACCTTCATCCTCGACACCCTGCTGCGCCGCGATACCGGCCCGGGACGGCTGTGGGCGGTGGCGTTCTTCTGCGGGCTGGCGACAACGCTCGCCTACATGGCGTGGTCTGCGGGTGTAGGCGGTGCGGTCTCGGTCGCGGTCGGCAACGCCCTGTTCGTCTCGGTGCCGGGATTCATGCTTCTGGGATGCCGACGGTTCAACGACCGCTCCGTTCTCGTCTCGTCGGTGACGGTCGGGACGCTTGCGGTCATCACCTTCGTCGCCGCGCTCATCGAGTACCCGACGCGGGGCAGCTGGGGTGGCTGGTGGGCGATGGCGGCATCGCTCGTGGTGTTCTTCGGAGCCGGTGCCGCCGAATCGCTGCGCAGCCCGATGCGCGGACTGCGCAGCGCCTGGGCCTTGTCGACCGTGCTCGCGGCCGCGGGGGTGTTCTACGCCGTGCGCCTTGTCGTCTTCGTGACGCTCGGGCCGCAGAGCGAGCTGTTCTCGCGGTGGCTCGGCTCCATCAGCGCGAACATCGTCACGGTGATCCTGACGATGGTGGCGGCGATCGTCATGTCGGTGCTGCGCTCGCAGCGCACGACGCGGCAGCGCTACGAGTGGCTGACCTCCAACGGTGTCGCCGCCGACGGTGTCATGCTGCCGCGAACCTTCGCCGGAGCCCTCGCCGACATCGTGGAGCGAGCCTCGTGGCGGCAGGAGGGCATCGCCGTCATCGTGCTTCGTGCAGACGGGCTCGACGAGATCGGCGACGCCTTCGGCGGTGACGTGGTCGATACGATCTCGGCCGCCTGCCGTCATGCGGCTCGATCCTTCGCGCCGGCCGCGGCTCTGGTCGGCGAGGACGGGGACGGGCAGCTCGTCATCTGCACTCTCGCCGAATCGACCGCCGATGCCCGCCGCGTCGGCAGCGCGCTGTTCCGGGGCGCCATCGACGAGCTCACCGCGGTCGCTCACGGCCGTCTCGCGTCGGTGGGCGTCGGAGTGGGACTCACCTCGTCGCTCGGGTACGACCCGGGAATCCTCATGAGCGCTGCGCGCTCGGCCGCACTGCGCGCGGCGCGCATCGCAGAGGCCTCCGTCTTCGTGGCGCCGCCGTCGACGGCTCCGGCCGACGCCGACGTGGCATCCTCGTAG
- the coaE gene encoding dephospho-CoA kinase, producing MPLLALTGGIASGKSTIARLLAQHGAVIVDADAIVRELQAPGSPVLDQIAAAFGPGVIAGDGNLDRAALGAVVFSDDDARRRLNALIHPAVAAESGRRFAAAFAADPDAVVVYDVPLLVEARADDPWDLIVVAHAPASLREERLVALRGLTLADARARLASQVDDDTRLAVADVIIDTAGSLAETSAQVEALWRRLHPSR from the coding sequence ATGCCCCTTCTCGCGCTCACCGGCGGCATCGCCTCCGGCAAATCGACCATCGCGCGCCTCCTCGCCCAACACGGTGCAGTCATCGTCGACGCCGACGCCATCGTCCGCGAGCTGCAGGCTCCCGGGTCTCCGGTGCTCGACCAGATCGCCGCCGCGTTCGGTCCGGGAGTGATCGCCGGTGACGGCAACCTCGACCGCGCAGCGCTGGGAGCGGTCGTCTTCTCCGACGACGACGCCCGTCGCCGCCTCAACGCCCTCATCCATCCGGCCGTGGCGGCAGAGTCGGGCCGGCGCTTCGCCGCGGCGTTCGCCGCCGATCCCGATGCGGTCGTCGTCTACGACGTGCCGCTGCTGGTCGAGGCGCGGGCCGACGACCCGTGGGATCTGATCGTCGTGGCGCACGCCCCGGCATCCCTGCGCGAGGAGCGCCTCGTCGCGCTGCGCGGGCTCACCCTCGCCGATGCCCGCGCGCGGCTGGCGTCGCAGGTCGACGATGACACGCGGTTGGCCGTCGCCGACGTCATCATCGACACAGCCGGGTCGCTGGCCGAGACCAGTGCGCAGGTCGAGGCGCTGTGGAGGCGCTTGCACCCCTCGCGCTGA
- a CDS encoding DUF4126 domain-containing protein: protein MLEFLVGSGLAAAAGLNAWMPLFALGLLDRFVPVIDLPASWSWLSSDVALWITGVLLVVEIVADKIPAVDSVNDVLQTVVRPASGGIAFGAGASAQTVRVDDPSLFAGAAWVPIVVGVVIALALHALKASVRPLANVATAGVAAPVLSAAEDVSAGALIVAAIFAPVLAGALVVALIVSAVLLLRRRRRHRSGTSVASVPRP from the coding sequence ATGCTGGAGTTCCTCGTCGGGTCCGGCCTCGCCGCGGCCGCGGGGCTGAACGCGTGGATGCCGCTGTTCGCACTGGGGCTGTTGGACCGTTTCGTGCCGGTGATCGATCTGCCCGCCTCCTGGTCGTGGCTTTCCAGCGACGTCGCCCTCTGGATCACCGGTGTGCTGCTGGTCGTGGAGATCGTGGCCGACAAGATCCCCGCTGTCGATTCCGTGAACGACGTCCTGCAGACCGTGGTGCGCCCGGCATCCGGGGGCATCGCCTTCGGCGCCGGTGCGAGCGCGCAGACGGTGCGCGTCGACGACCCGAGCCTCTTCGCGGGCGCCGCATGGGTGCCGATCGTCGTCGGCGTCGTGATCGCCCTCGCGCTGCATGCCCTCAAAGCGTCGGTGCGCCCTCTCGCCAATGTCGCCACCGCGGGCGTCGCCGCCCCCGTCCTGTCGGCGGCGGAGGATGTATCGGCGGGAGCACTCATCGTGGCCGCGATCTTCGCGCCCGTTCTGGCCGGAGCGCTCGTGGTCGCCCTCATCGTGTCGGCCGTGCTTCTGCTGCGTCGTCGACGCCGCCACCGCTCAGGGACGTCCGTCGCCTCCGTACCGCGACCGTGA
- the uvrB gene encoding excinuclease ABC subunit UvrB, with protein MQTTRSVRPFEVVSEYAPSGDQPQAISELAARINAGETDVVLLGATGTGKSATTAWLIEQVQRPTLVLAHNKTLAAQLANEFRELMPHNAVEYFVSYYDYYQPEAYVPQTDTFIEKDSSVNAEVERLRHSTTNSLLSRRDVVVVSTVSCIYGLGAPEEYLRAMVALQVGERYDRDALIRKFIAMQYNRNDVDFSRGNFRVRGDTIEIIPVYEEYAVRIELFGDEIEALYMLHPLTGDVVQKLDSVPIFPASHYVAGTDTVHRAIGTIEAELAERLAELEGQGKLLEAQRLRMRTTFDLEMLQQLGFCSGIENYSRHMDGREPGEPPHTLLDFFPDDFLLVIDESHVTVPQIGAMYEGDASRKRTLVDHGFRLPSALDNRPLRFDEFKNRVGQTVYLSATPGRYEMGIADGVVEQIIRPTGLVDPQIVIKPSKGQIDDLLEEIRVRVERDERVLVTTLTKKMAEELTDFLGEHGVRVRYLHSDVDTLRRVELLTELRQGVYDVLVGINLLREGLDLPEVSLVAILDADKEGFLRSGTSLIQTIGRAARNVSGEVHMYADNMTDSMRSAIEETERRREKQIAYNTAHGIDPQPLRKKIADITDVLAREASDTKALLARGGGSGRAGSPTPRLRREGIAAEGAMQLEATIEDLSQQMLAAAGELKFELAARLRDEVQDLKKELRAMVNAGHA; from the coding sequence ATGCAGACCACGCGATCCGTCCGGCCGTTCGAGGTCGTCAGCGAGTATGCGCCCAGCGGTGATCAGCCGCAGGCGATCTCCGAGCTCGCGGCTCGAATCAACGCGGGGGAGACCGACGTCGTCCTGCTCGGCGCGACCGGTACCGGCAAGTCGGCGACGACGGCGTGGCTGATCGAACAGGTACAGCGTCCCACGCTGGTGCTGGCCCACAACAAGACCCTCGCGGCGCAGCTGGCCAACGAGTTCCGTGAGCTGATGCCGCACAACGCCGTCGAGTACTTCGTCAGCTACTACGACTACTACCAGCCCGAGGCTTATGTGCCGCAGACGGACACCTTCATCGAGAAGGACTCGTCCGTCAACGCCGAGGTCGAACGCTTGCGTCACTCGACGACGAACTCGCTGCTGAGCCGTCGCGATGTGGTCGTGGTCAGCACGGTGTCGTGCATCTACGGTCTCGGTGCGCCCGAAGAGTACCTCCGCGCGATGGTCGCCCTGCAGGTGGGCGAGCGGTACGACCGCGATGCGCTCATCCGCAAGTTCATCGCGATGCAGTACAACCGCAACGACGTCGACTTCTCGCGCGGCAACTTCCGTGTGCGCGGCGACACGATCGAGATCATTCCCGTCTACGAGGAGTACGCGGTCCGCATCGAGCTGTTCGGCGACGAGATCGAAGCGCTCTACATGCTCCATCCCCTCACCGGAGACGTCGTCCAGAAGCTCGACAGTGTGCCCATCTTCCCGGCGTCGCACTACGTCGCGGGCACCGATACCGTCCATCGCGCCATTGGCACGATCGAGGCCGAGCTGGCCGAGAGGCTGGCGGAGCTGGAGGGCCAGGGCAAGCTGCTGGAGGCACAGCGCCTGCGGATGCGCACGACGTTCGATCTCGAGATGCTGCAGCAGCTCGGTTTCTGCTCCGGCATCGAGAACTACTCCCGACACATGGACGGTCGCGAGCCCGGCGAGCCGCCGCACACGCTGCTCGACTTCTTTCCCGACGACTTCCTGCTCGTCATCGACGAGTCGCACGTCACGGTGCCGCAGATCGGCGCCATGTACGAAGGCGACGCGTCGCGCAAGCGCACGCTGGTCGACCACGGCTTCCGGCTTCCGAGCGCGCTCGACAACCGCCCGCTGCGTTTCGACGAGTTCAAGAACCGCGTCGGTCAGACGGTGTATCTGTCCGCGACGCCGGGCCGCTACGAGATGGGTATCGCCGATGGCGTCGTCGAGCAGATCATCCGACCGACGGGTCTGGTCGATCCGCAGATCGTGATCAAGCCGTCCAAGGGGCAGATCGACGACCTGCTGGAGGAGATCCGGGTGCGGGTCGAGCGAGACGAGCGCGTGCTCGTCACCACCCTGACCAAGAAGATGGCCGAAGAGCTGACGGACTTCCTCGGCGAGCACGGTGTGCGCGTGCGATACCTGCACTCCGACGTCGACACGCTGCGTCGCGTCGAGCTGCTCACCGAGCTTCGACAGGGTGTCTACGACGTGCTGGTGGGAATCAACCTGCTGCGTGAGGGGCTCGACCTGCCCGAGGTCTCGCTCGTCGCCATTCTCGACGCCGACAAGGAAGGGTTCCTGCGCAGCGGGACGTCACTGATTCAGACGATCGGTCGAGCGGCGCGAAACGTTTCCGGTGAAGTCCACATGTACGCCGACAACATGACCGACTCGATGCGATCGGCGATCGAGGAGACCGAGCGTCGCCGGGAGAAGCAGATCGCGTACAACACGGCGCACGGCATCGATCCGCAGCCCCTGCGCAAGAAGATCGCCGACATCACCGACGTGCTGGCACGCGAGGCGTCCGATACCAAGGCGCTTCTGGCTCGTGGCGGCGGCTCGGGTCGCGCAGGCTCGCCGACGCCGCGCCTGCGGCGGGAGGGCATCGCGGCAGAGGGTGCCATGCAGCTCGAGGCGACCATCGAGGATCTCTCGCAGCAGATGCTCGCCGCGGCCGGTGAGCTGAAGTTCGAGCTGGCCGCGCGGCTCCGCGACGAGGTGCAGGATCTCAAGAAGGAGCTGCGGGCCATGGTGAATGCCGGCCACGCGTAA
- a CDS encoding UDP-N-acetylmuramoyl-L-alanyl-D-glutamate--2,6-diaminopimelate ligase, whose product MSIEQSSPSVPSEAGMGVAQPAANRPQNVVARSLADIADQVGASLVAGDAFVTGIALSAASTQPGDLFFAQPGARTHGARYLADAVEAGAVAVLTDAAGADIIDATTGLSALPRIVVDGHPRRVLGGLAAWFYDQPARALKTIGITGTQGKTSTTYLVDAARQSRHTGVIGSMGTRIDGVAVPSTLTTPEAPQMHALLALMRERGVEVVSSEVSSHAITMGRVEGLRFDVGIFLNLGHDHRDFHGTQEAYLLAKRELLTPAMSYVALVNVDDRAGRRLHADADLNTQSFSVTGRDAHWRAVDIDLRLDGSSFTVIGPDGQTERFTTPLVGEFNVSNILAAVAALDIVGHPLSASVEGIANFAGVEGRVQFVPVDAEFQVVIDAGHKPEAINALLRAMRPLTPGRIITVIGSNGNRDAHKRPLMGRFSAMASDIVIVTDDNPADEDPATIRRAVVAGTRGSRAEVFDVGGRAEAIHKAVELAREGDLIAIVGKGDERHQIMRDGVIVPHSDPDEVEWALRQRARS is encoded by the coding sequence GTGAGCATCGAGCAGTCCTCCCCGTCGGTTCCTTCGGAGGCCGGAATGGGGGTTGCGCAGCCCGCCGCGAACCGTCCGCAGAACGTCGTTGCTCGCTCACTCGCCGACATCGCCGATCAGGTCGGTGCGTCTCTCGTCGCCGGTGACGCGTTCGTCACGGGTATCGCTCTCAGCGCAGCCTCGACGCAGCCGGGTGATCTGTTCTTCGCCCAGCCGGGGGCCCGGACTCACGGCGCCCGCTATCTCGCCGACGCCGTGGAAGCCGGGGCGGTCGCGGTGCTCACCGACGCCGCCGGCGCCGACATCATCGACGCCACGACAGGACTCTCCGCGCTCCCACGGATCGTCGTCGATGGGCACCCCCGTCGGGTGTTGGGTGGGCTCGCCGCCTGGTTCTACGACCAGCCTGCGCGTGCGCTGAAGACGATCGGCATCACGGGCACGCAGGGCAAGACCTCGACGACCTATCTCGTCGATGCAGCGCGTCAGTCCCGGCACACCGGGGTGATCGGCTCGATGGGAACGCGCATCGACGGCGTCGCCGTTCCGTCCACTCTCACCACTCCGGAAGCCCCGCAGATGCACGCGCTGTTGGCGCTCATGCGCGAGCGCGGTGTCGAGGTGGTCTCTTCCGAGGTGTCGAGCCATGCCATCACGATGGGTCGCGTGGAAGGCCTCCGCTTCGACGTCGGCATCTTCCTCAACCTCGGCCACGACCATCGCGACTTCCACGGCACGCAGGAGGCCTATCTGCTGGCCAAGCGCGAGCTGCTGACGCCGGCGATGTCCTATGTCGCGCTGGTGAACGTCGACGACCGGGCCGGGCGGCGCCTGCATGCCGATGCCGACCTGAACACGCAGTCGTTCTCGGTGACGGGTCGCGACGCGCACTGGCGCGCTGTCGACATCGACCTGCGGCTGGACGGCTCCTCGTTCACGGTGATCGGACCCGATGGCCAGACGGAGCGTTTCACCACACCCCTGGTGGGAGAGTTCAACGTCAGCAACATCTTGGCCGCGGTCGCGGCCCTCGACATCGTGGGTCATCCTCTCTCGGCATCCGTGGAGGGGATTGCGAACTTCGCGGGCGTCGAGGGGCGGGTCCAGTTCGTCCCCGTGGATGCCGAGTTCCAGGTCGTCATCGACGCCGGCCACAAGCCCGAGGCGATCAACGCGCTACTGCGCGCGATGCGGCCTCTGACGCCGGGGCGCATCATCACGGTGATCGGATCCAACGGCAATCGCGATGCGCACAAGCGCCCGCTCATGGGCCGCTTCTCCGCGATGGCCTCGGACATCGTGATCGTCACCGACGACAATCCCGCCGACGAGGACCCCGCGACCATCAGGCGAGCCGTCGTCGCCGGTACGCGCGGCTCGCGCGCAGAGGTCTTCGACGTGGGCGGCCGAGCCGAGGCGATCCACAAGGCCGTCGAACTCGCCCGGGAGGGCGACCTCATCGCCATCGTCGGGAAGGGCGACGAGCGTCACCAGATCATGCGAGACGGCGTGATCGTTCCGCACAGCGACCCCGACGAGGTGGAGTGGGCGCTGCGGCAGCGCGCGCGATCATGA
- a CDS encoding MarR family winged helix-turn-helix transcriptional regulator — MDARDDLLKLENQLCFALVTAARNVVSIYRPVLDPLGLTHPQYLVMVALWEHSPRSLGELAEELAMEPATLSPLVKRLEAQGRVSRTRRTDDERVLDIALTADGTSLRARALDVPAQIMARVGMDADQLAALRDGLAPFAGRRPD; from the coding sequence ATGGATGCGCGCGACGATCTGCTGAAGCTCGAGAACCAGCTGTGCTTCGCTCTCGTGACGGCCGCACGCAACGTCGTCTCCATCTATCGTCCTGTCCTCGATCCCCTCGGCCTGACGCACCCGCAGTACCTCGTGATGGTCGCCCTCTGGGAGCACTCGCCGCGCTCGCTGGGCGAGCTCGCGGAGGAGCTTGCGATGGAACCGGCCACGCTGTCGCCGCTCGTCAAGCGCCTCGAGGCGCAGGGGCGGGTCAGTCGCACGCGCCGCACTGACGACGAGCGGGTGCTGGATATCGCGCTCACCGCCGACGGCACGTCTCTGCGGGCACGGGCTCTCGACGTGCCGGCGCAGATCATGGCGAGAGTCGGGATGGATGCCGACCAACTTGCGGCACTGCGCGACGGTCTCGCCCCCTTCGCCGGCCGTCGGCCGGACTGA
- the uvrA gene encoding excinuclease ABC subunit UvrA, whose product MPIVPVASSKLSVRGARVHNLKNVDLDIPRDSLVVFTGLSGSGKSSLAFDTIFAEGQRRYVESLSAYARQFLGQVDRPDVDFIEGLSPAVSIDQKSTNRNPRSTVGTITEIHDYMRLLWARIGVPHCPECGAQIQRQTVQQIADQLMELPERTRYQIVAPVVTQKKGEFVDLFKELSAKGYARAVVDGELIQLAEPPTLKKSYKHDIAVVVDRLVASGDILGRVTDSVETALGLADGIVQINFVDEEGDDAWVSFSEKLACPNGHPLQLTEIEPRTFSFNAPFGACPTCSGLGTRMSVDVELMLGDEELSINDGVIIPWTTQGKGLYQYYERLLVGLADDLDFSLDTPWRDLSTDVQDAILRGENYKVTVKWRNRYGREMRYSSGFEGVVPYIERQYTQAETDAQRQRWAEYLREVPCPVCHGDRLKPEVLAVLVHDHSIADASRMSLADAQQYFAQLELTDREAKIAAAVLREIRARLDFLVQVGLNYLSLGRSAGSLSGGEAQRIRLATQIGSGLTGVLYVLDEPSIGLHQRDNRRLIETLVRLKDLGNTLIVVEHDEETVQASDWIVDIGPRAGVDGGEVVHSGPLSSLLEEERSLTGAYLSGRRSIATPKKRRKVDKKRMLTVVGARENNLQNVTAEFPLGVLTAVTGVSGSGKSTLVNGILYEVLATKLNGARRVAGKHTRITGLDNLDKVVHVDQAPIGRTPRSNPATYTGVFDRIRTLFSETPEAKVRGYQPGRFSFNVKGGRCEACSGDGTIKIEMNFLPDVYVDCEVCHGKRYNRDTLAVHYKGKNIAEVLEMPISEAADFFEPIQAIHRFLKTLVDVGLGYVRLGQSATTLSGGEAQRVKLATELQRRSNGRSIYVLDEPTTGLHFEDVSLLLKVLGGLVDKGNTVVVIEHNLDVIKSADWIIDLGPEGGSGGGRIVATGTPEQVARVEESHTGAFLAEILAAGPSDAAATARGPVRKAG is encoded by the coding sequence GTGCCCATCGTCCCTGTTGCCTCGTCGAAACTCAGCGTGCGCGGAGCCCGCGTCCACAACCTCAAGAACGTGGATCTCGACATCCCGCGCGACTCCCTCGTCGTCTTCACCGGCCTCTCCGGTTCGGGCAAGTCCAGCCTCGCTTTCGACACGATCTTCGCCGAAGGTCAGCGTCGTTACGTGGAGTCGCTGAGCGCGTACGCGCGGCAGTTCCTCGGTCAGGTCGACCGCCCGGACGTCGACTTCATCGAGGGATTGAGTCCCGCCGTCTCGATCGATCAGAAGTCCACGAACCGCAACCCGCGTTCGACGGTCGGGACGATCACCGAGATCCACGACTACATGCGTCTGCTGTGGGCCCGCATCGGTGTTCCGCACTGTCCCGAGTGCGGCGCCCAGATCCAGCGACAGACCGTGCAGCAGATCGCCGACCAGCTCATGGAGCTGCCCGAGCGCACGCGCTATCAGATCGTGGCCCCGGTCGTGACGCAGAAGAAGGGCGAGTTCGTCGACCTCTTCAAGGAGCTGTCGGCCAAGGGATACGCCCGCGCCGTGGTGGACGGCGAGCTGATCCAGCTCGCCGAGCCCCCGACGCTCAAGAAGAGCTACAAGCATGACATCGCGGTCGTGGTCGACCGGCTCGTGGCAAGTGGCGACATCCTCGGCCGCGTCACCGACTCGGTCGAGACCGCGCTCGGCCTCGCCGACGGCATCGTGCAGATCAACTTCGTCGACGAAGAAGGCGACGACGCGTGGGTGAGTTTCAGCGAGAAGCTCGCCTGTCCGAACGGGCATCCGCTGCAGCTCACCGAAATCGAGCCACGCACCTTCTCGTTCAACGCCCCGTTCGGTGCCTGCCCCACGTGCTCGGGTCTGGGCACGCGGATGTCGGTCGACGTCGAGCTGATGCTGGGCGATGAAGAACTGTCGATCAACGACGGCGTCATCATCCCATGGACGACACAAGGCAAGGGGCTGTACCAGTATTACGAGCGCCTCCTGGTGGGCCTGGCCGATGACCTCGACTTCTCGCTCGACACACCGTGGCGAGACCTGTCCACCGACGTCCAGGATGCGATCCTTCGCGGCGAGAACTACAAGGTCACGGTGAAGTGGCGCAACCGCTACGGCCGGGAGATGCGCTACTCGTCCGGGTTCGAGGGGGTGGTGCCCTACATCGAGCGTCAGTACACCCAGGCCGAGACCGACGCGCAGCGCCAGCGATGGGCGGAGTACCTTCGTGAGGTCCCGTGTCCCGTGTGCCACGGCGACCGTCTGAAGCCCGAGGTGCTGGCCGTCCTGGTGCACGACCATTCGATCGCCGATGCGTCGCGCATGAGTCTGGCCGACGCCCAGCAGTATTTCGCGCAGCTCGAGCTGACCGACCGCGAAGCCAAGATCGCCGCCGCCGTCCTCAGGGAGATCCGCGCGCGCTTGGACTTTCTCGTGCAGGTCGGACTCAACTATCTGAGCCTCGGACGCTCCGCGGGCTCGCTCTCCGGTGGGGAGGCCCAGCGCATCCGGCTCGCGACGCAGATCGGCTCCGGGCTGACGGGCGTGCTGTACGTGCTCGACGAACCCTCCATCGGGCTGCACCAACGAGACAACCGCCGGCTGATCGAGACCCTCGTCCGGCTGAAGGATCTGGGCAACACCCTCATCGTCGTCGAGCACGACGAGGAGACCGTGCAGGCGTCGGACTGGATCGTCGACATCGGGCCCCGCGCGGGTGTCGACGGAGGCGAGGTCGTGCATTCGGGTCCGCTGTCGTCGCTGCTCGAGGAAGAGCGCTCGTTGACGGGCGCCTACCTCAGCGGGCGACGGTCGATCGCGACGCCCAAGAAGCGTCGCAAGGTCGACAAGAAGAGAATGCTGACCGTCGTCGGCGCGCGCGAGAACAACCTGCAGAACGTCACGGCCGAGTTCCCGCTCGGTGTGCTCACCGCAGTGACGGGCGTCAGCGGCTCGGGCAAGTCGACGTTGGTCAACGGCATCCTCTACGAAGTCCTCGCGACAAAGCTCAACGGGGCGCGGCGTGTGGCGGGCAAGCACACCCGCATCACCGGGCTCGACAACCTCGACAAGGTCGTGCACGTCGATCAGGCTCCCATCGGAAGGACGCCGCGCTCCAACCCCGCAACGTACACGGGGGTGTTCGATCGCATCCGCACGCTGTTCAGCGAGACGCCCGAGGCGAAGGTGCGCGGCTATCAGCCCGGCCGGTTCAGCTTCAACGTCAAGGGCGGCCGCTGCGAGGCATGTTCGGGCGACGGCACCATCAAGATCGAGATGAACTTCCTCCCCGACGTCTACGTCGACTGCGAGGTCTGCCACGGAAAGCGCTACAACCGTGACACGCTCGCCGTGCACTACAAGGGCAAGAACATCGCCGAGGTGCTCGAGATGCCGATCTCGGAGGCGGCCGACTTCTTCGAGCCGATCCAGGCGATCCATCGTTTCCTCAAGACGCTCGTCGACGTCGGTCTCGGCTACGTCCGACTCGGACAGTCGGCGACGACCCTCTCCGGCGGCGAGGCGCAGCGGGTCAAGCTCGCGACCGAGTTGCAGCGTCGCTCGAACGGGCGCAGCATCTACGTCCTCGACGAGCCGACGACCGGTCTGCACTTCGAGGACGTGTCCCTGCTGCTGAAGGTGCTGGGCGGTCTCGTCGACAAGGGCAACACGGTCGTCGTCATCGAGCACAATCTCGACGTGATCAAGTCGGCCGACTGGATCATCGACCTGGGGCCCGAGGGTGGTTCGGGCGGCGGCCGCATCGTCGCGACGGGGACGCCCGAGCAGGTGGCGCGCGTCGAAGAGAGCCACACCGGCGCCTTCCTGGCCGAGATCCTCGCGGCAGGGCCGTCTGACGCGGCAGCGACGGCGCGGGGGCCGGTGCGGAAGGCCGGGTGA